A region from the Malus domestica chromosome 07, GDT2T_hap1 genome encodes:
- the LOC139197318 gene encoding uncharacterized protein, producing the protein MSSKRDPAWEHGDPIDGNKHGTICKYCGRVMKSGGVTRLKYHLSGLDPSKNVQRCDNVPPEVKAFISTLLKNKKQQKEKMTQGMENIRAGLWGEVYGQAVDSDEDDDEDECDDDMGPEERRSLKQALRASKQSAWEREHLHKIPNRGQGSGTSGGAQMRRGGSLRESQPTPPIAPSLYKSSNARQKSVWSYFKGGNVKEGMGRLISKFFIYENVPAAKASSHHFKNMVVGCQQDGVGVQPPTPYEIRNKYLDMEYKDIGEYVNKLRSKWETNGCTIMCDGWTGPTRLSIINFMVYSKGKTIFLKSVDASDHIKNYKYIYKLLRDVIMEVGEHNVVQVVTDNGSAFVKAGKKLMKHHNVFWTSCAAHCIDLMFEAMGKRENVATVVKRARTITNYIYNHGWLLAKMREFCRGEIIRPATTRFATNYIALNSLLKKKAGLKQLFTSDDWANHNFSRSNTGRLVESIVLDHAFWSQTEHVCQVFEPLYKVLRIVDTEVYPTMGAVYELMRVVKDELERKHGARWVVKIIEDRWYKTLYHDLHAAAYYLNPRYQYRPGVGDDGTLIRAVHNVYSKLDPASPAVGQFGNELTWFKDARRTFGEPTSVAARTNMSPTEWWIMYGTDAPTVRKLAIKVLSQTASSSACERNWSTFALIHTKQRNKLAHSSLEKLVYCYYNMKLQIRDKEAEIDHVDRGDPLDVFDIVGEDDDTEGNQLFQWIRPLHLDDDEGNPAPRVAEEARNEGINVERVLEEEVGSSSADSFEELLHPMPSNTGIPPFSNPTQPQHRADTNDSSSTRSGDSPTTGGGNDEGNSGAGGSGAGGSGGGYGNYYGPPPPGYMSPFTGEANFTHATQDDDHGSRRAGPGIGAIGKDYTRRERGKGILSSQEDDSLSRTSDSFGLGSSNYGYTHNQPFPYPSYPIPVGMESSDSWNQSQPQSSNDFSYGQPQPISDPYGWHINNYMQNYFGDLSFDNYSSQYTHSTHRDDEDSDKFEPHRNSMWY; encoded by the exons atgtcaagtaaacgtgatccagcttgggaacatggagacccaatagacggaaacaaacatggcacaatttgcaaatattgtggtcgggtaatgaagagtggcggagtgacacgactgaagtatcatcttagtggattagatccatcaaaaaatgtccaacgatgcgataatgtccccccagaagtgaaggcattcatcagcacattattaaaaaataaaaaacagcagaaggaaaagatgacacaaggaatggaaaatattcgagctgggctatggggagaagtctatggccaagcggttgacagtgatgaggatgacgatgaggacgaatgtgatgatgacatgggacctgaagaacgacgcagtttgaaacaagcattacgtgcctccaaacagtcagcatgggaaagagaacaccttcataaaattcctaataggggacaaggttccgggacaagtggtggtgcacaaatgagacggggaggcagtcttagagaatcacaaccaacaccaccaatagccccaagtttatataagtcatccaacgcacgtcaaaagagtgtttggagttatttcaagggaggtaatgtgaaggagggaatggggcgtctaattagcaagttctttatctatgaaaatgtccctgctgcgaaggcttcatcacatcatttcaaaaatatggtagtgggatgtcaacaggacggtgttggagtacaacctcccactccctatgagataagaaacaaatatttggatatggagtataaagacattggcgagtatgttaacaagttgaggtcaaagtgggaaactaatggttgcacaatcatgtgtgacggatggaccggcccgaccagattatctatcatcaacttcatggtatactccaagggcaAGACAATTTTtctgaagtctgttgatgcttcagaccatataaagaattacaagtatatttacaaattattgagggatgtaatcatggaggtgggagagcataatgttgtccaagtcgtgaccgacaacggttctgcatttgtcaaagctggaaaaaagttaatgaagcatcataatgtgttttggacatcatgtgcagcacattgtattgatcttatgtttgaggcaatggggaagagagagaatgttgctactgtggtcaaaagagctagaacgatcactaattatatttacaatcacggttggttgttggcaaagatgcgtgaattttgcagaggagaaattattcgtccagctaccactcgattcgccaccaactatattgcattaaacagcctactcaagaagaaagcagggttgaagcaactattcaccagtgatgattgggccaaccacaattttagccgctcaaatacaggtcgtttggtggaaagtatagtgcttgatcatgctttttggagtcaaacagaacatgtgtgtcaagtgtttgaacctctttacaaagttttacggatcgttgacacagaagtgtatcctactatgggggctgtatatgagttgatgcgtgtagtgaaggatgaattggaaagaaaacatggtgcaaggtgggtcgtaaaaataattgaagaccgatggtataaaacattataccacgatttgcatgcagcag catattatttgaatccccgataccaatacagacccggtgttggagatgatggtacccttatacgtgctgtacataatgtatactctaaattagaccctgcatcaccagcagttggccaatttggaaatgag ctaacatggtttaaagatgcaagaagaacatttggagaaccaacatcagttgctgctcgaacaaatatgtctccta ctgaatggtggatcatgtatgggaccgatgcaccaactgtgagaaagttagcaataaaagtattatcacaaacagcttcctcatcagcttgtgaaagaaattggagcacatttgcactcatccatacaaagcaaagaaataagttggctcatagtagcttggaaaaattagtttattgctactacaacatgaagcttcaaattcgagataaggaagcagaaatcgatcatgtcgaccgtggtgacccactagatgtgtttgatattgttggtgaagatgatgatacggagggtaaccaactttttcaatggattagacctcttcatttagatgatgatgaaggcaacccagctcccagagttgctgaagaagcacgtaatgaagggataaatgtagaaagagtattagaggaggaggtgggatctagcagcgctgactctttcgaAGAACTTTTGCACCCAATGCCAagcaacactggaattccacctttttccaatcctacacaaccacaacatcgtgctgatactaatgatagctctagtacaagatcaggagactcacctaccacaggaggtgggaatgatgaaggaaatagtggagctggaggtagtggagctggaggtagtggtggtggatatggaaactattatggaccaccacctcccggatatatgagccccttcactggtgaggcaaacttcacgcatgcaacacaagatgatgaccatggcagtaggcgggcaggaccaggaattggtgccatagggaaggactatactcgcagagaaagaggcaaagggattttgtcaagtcaagaagatgactcgttatctagaacttcagactcttttggattgggaagtagtaactatggttatactcataaccaaccatttccctacccttcatatcccattcctgttgggatggaatcgagcgactcatggaatcaatcccagcctcaatcttcaaatgatttttcttatggacaacctcaaccaatctcggatccatatgggtggcatattaacaattacatgcaaaactattttggggatttatcatttgataactactcttcacaatacactcattctacacatagagatgatgaagatagtgacaaatttgaacctcataggaactctatgtggtactaa